From the Papaver somniferum cultivar HN1 chromosome 2, ASM357369v1, whole genome shotgun sequence genome, the window TTTAAGTACAACTAGTGGTGAGAGCCCTCCTATTTCAGTGCTTGCGCATGAACTGCAGGGTGTGGAATTGGGTTTAAAGATGTCTCTTAAGATTTCTCAGTTTAGAGTTCATATTTCAGTTGACTCTACGACAGTCTACAACTTGCTTAACAATCCTGATCATGAGCCACCTTAGAATGTCCTACAAATTTGGAGAAGAGTTAAAAGAGCCGCGGAAGAAATTTGTGTCCTGGAAAGTTACTCATTGCTACAGAGAAACTAATAGAGCTGCCGATTTTTTTGGTTGGGTGGAGCTTCTTCATGATGATATCTCTCAAGACTTAAGGAAACTCTAGCAACTAATAAGGTACAACAGGTTTATcatagaagaaagaagaagataatttagctttttttttttttttaatcttttgttgttattttttgttTCCGTAACCCACCGGGCTGtgtcaaaattaataaaaaaaataaggtgTGATACTTGTGGAAAATGGTGGGGAATCATTTCTGATTTCCATCCACAAAACTTGTAATCAAGTGTTGTGCCCGTTAATTTGGTAGCCCAAGGTCGTGATTGTATGAGTTTAGTTTGGCACCCTTCAAGAAAGCAATATTTCCTCTTCTTTTTCCCTCTGAATTTTcgaaaataaatttattttccaGTTGGATGACAATTTCAATTTTGTCTCCATGCCTGATTCTACACCGTCTTTTTCAGATTCCATCATGCCAGTACCATCAGCACTTCCCTCAAAACTCTTCTTCGCCTAAATCCCTAAACCCCTTTCTCCATTTTTCTTAAAGCCCTACCAAGTTACTGGTAGTACCAATGGCGATTTCAGTACTTCTTAAAGCTTTTACTCGGCGTGCTCAGCTTCCCATTGTTATTTCTTCTTATGAATCTGTAAGTTCTCTAACCATTTTGGGTTTCATTCAAAAATCTTGTTTTGGTGTTATTAGTCTTCTTCAAACTTATAACATGATCCTtgcatttcttttcatttttacaaTTTAGGGATTCAGTACTTTCACTGCATCAATTATTGCTTTTAGATTTCTTCAGTTCTTAGGGATTTTCTAGTTGTTTACACTAAGCATAGACATTTCAATAATCTAGTGTTGTTTCAAATTATAAccttgtttttagttctaaagcaTTAGTTGGACAAAGTGTAGAATTATCAGAATGGggcatgatttttatttttagggCTTTATTGTTCTGTGAGTTAGAGTGCTCTGTCCAGTACCTTAACCTGCTTCCTAGCAACTGCACTGTGTCTACTAAAGGGAGAGATGCTGAATCTCTTTGAAGTTTTCTCCTCCTTTTCATTTACAGAAAGATTCAACCTAGGCAAGAATCAGCGGTGCTTTCATCTATGAAATTAGAAACTGTTGCATCATGAGGACTTTATTAGATTTGGCCCTATAGGGTGTTCTTGCAAAATTGGATGTGCTCAACTTCGACTTCATTGATATTGGCCCACTAGCTCAGTTTATAACCAAGATTGAGGGTATAAAGTTACAAAATACTCCCATGCTTGTGAAGCTTGCACGGTGTGGCTACACCGATAGATGGTTCATGGAACCTATTTCCTTTTTGCTATATGTGCTTTCTTGCGGGTACTGGAACAACATTTCTTTTTTAGTTCAAGGCCTACGAGTATACAAACAATCAATTTTTCTAATGGGCGGCTATACTAATTCGACAGGCTTACTGTCTTGTAACAACTATACACATATCCCATGTAACTACGACTTTGATTTGGGATTAGCTCTTATAAGGTACGGCTTTATAAGTTCCTCATAGAGGGGCTTATTGTATTAGCGGGAATATCCCTTTGTGTTTGAATGGAGTTACTTGGTGTTTGAATGCTGAATGTAAGGTGTGAGCTTCTTTTTGCTCATTCGTTGAGTAATACTGTTTTTACAACTATCTCCTGAATTAAGGACGCATTTCTAGTAATTCGCGAGTGAATGATCTAGCTTGAGCTGACTGGTTCCTGGGTCGCCCTTCTACATGTGAATGGAAATTGATTgtgcatctcttttttttttttaatgtcaaCGCCTGTTCATAACTGTTTGTGAATTTTTCTTTTCGTTTGGGTGTTCTGTATTCAGGTGTTTAGGAATGTTAACAACCCTTGGGTTAGTTCACCATTGAGCAAACCGTTCACAAGTAGTAGAGCATACTGGTAACTATGATTCTTTCCCTTTGCCATGACCATGAATGTGGCTGCAACTTCTTTCTTAGTAGATTACTAAAcagattttatatttttgtttcttGCCCAGCTCAAAACCATATCACAATGATCCAGTTGCGGAGGTTAGTTGTTTTATATATCCTTTTGGATCGTTGTCATCAAGTATCATTACTTTTGATTTCTATGTTTTACTTACTTTATTACAATAGTATGTGACAGAAACCAGGAAACTTCCCGAGTCCAACTTAACAAAGGTAGTTTTCAAGTATGTACGTGCGAATGATGAGTATCAAGAAGAAAGTACGTCCTTGAAGCCCGTAACAAAAGTACTTGAGATTCCCACGGGGTATAGATACTCTGAATTCAGACATGGAGATGATGTATGCTATTATAACTTGGGCGATTTTTGTTACTCCTTACTTATGCGATATAAGGAGGCCACAGAGTCAACCACTGGTAAAAGAGTATCAGAGATTTGTTTGGTAGAACCTTCATTTTTCAAAGAACGTATAAGAAGTATAATGGATAGTGCAGCTGTTGCTCAAGACGTACACCGCATGATTAATTATTTTGAGAAATCTGAAGACATTTTTCCAAGTCACATAAACTCAGGCGCTGGATCCCAACTCGTAATCAATCTTGCTGAATTATTTGAAATTCGTATTTGGGTATGTTACTGTATGGTCTATCTAAGAGAGTTCTCTGTGATGTTTAGATTTTCTACTACTAATCGCTGCTTGTTTTGCCTCTCATACCAGGAAAAAATAACTAGCGGTGATAAGCACGTGCTGGAAACTATTGTGTCCGAGCTACAGAGTAATGGATTGGACGTGACAAAAGATCCAGCGGCGCTCCAGAAAATTGAGGAAGCAGTTGAGAGGGCAATGACTCGAATGACAAATGCGATCAAGCTTAATCTGCCGGTTTCTGCTGGTGAACCTGACATGAGTACGACTATCAGCTGGGGTAAATGTGATGGTCTGCCTGTATTGAGATCTGTCATGTTCCTCCCAAATTTGTTAGTACGCCGTAGACAGTGATCTCCTTGTTTTGAATACAAGAAATGGATCAGTTAGCTGGGAAGAAATAAACCATGACATACTTAATATATGTAATAACCGGTGACTACTGTTTCTGTTTTTTTGTTCATTGAGCTTGCAAGTATAACGTACTCACAGTAATCCAGCACTGACATTTGCAACttcattttaattgaaaacaatgAGTACAtgttttgtgatttctatcttgcAGCTAACCTCTTTAAACTTATTCCACCATCGTTCAGGATTCATTGAACATAATTGTTCAGTCTGTATTCTTGGG encodes:
- the LOC113353842 gene encoding heat shock 70 kDa protein 9, mitochondrial-like, with protein sequence MAISVLLKAFTRRAQLPIVISSYESVFRNVNNPWVSSPLSKPFTSSRAYCSKPYHNDPVAEYVTETRKLPESNLTKVVFKYVRANDEYQEESTSLKPVTKVLEIPTGYRYSEFRHGDDVCYYNLGDFCYSLLMRYKEATESTTGKRVSEICLVEPSFFKERIRSIMDSAAVAQDVHRMINYFEKSEDIFPSHINSGAGSQLVINLAELFEIRIWEKITSGDKHVLETIVSELQSNGLDVTKDPAALQKIEEAVERAMTRMTNAIKLNLPVSAGEPDMSTTISWGKCDGLPVLRSVMFLPNLLVRRRQ